In Allomuricauda ruestringensis DSM 13258, the following proteins share a genomic window:
- a CDS encoding c-type cytochrome, whose protein sequence is MKKRAFLVIPILIGGLAILSMKTTGFEQQETWIVPEEYQNMKNPFADYEDEDSIGRMVYSKYCKMCHGKKGQGDGSAGKLLNTPVADFTAASFKDQTDGSIYYKISKGRKDMPSFEKVIQSDEDFWMLVKYVKNL, encoded by the coding sequence ATGAAAAAAAGAGCCTTTTTAGTTATCCCAATTCTTATAGGAGGATTAGCCATACTATCGATGAAAACTACTGGTTTTGAGCAACAAGAAACGTGGATAGTTCCAGAAGAGTACCAAAATATGAAAAACCCTTTTGCCGATTATGAGGATGAGGATAGCATTGGACGTATGGTCTACTCCAAATATTGCAAAATGTGCCATGGTAAAAAAGGACAGGGAGACGGGTCTGCTGGAAAGCTATTGAATACCCCTGTGGCAGATTTTACCGCTGCTTCCTTTAAAGACCAAACCGATGGCAGTATTTATTACAAAATATCGAAAGGGAGAAAGGATATGCCCAGTTTTGAGAAAGTAATACAAAGCGATGAAGATTTTTGGATGCTGGTCAAATATGTAAAAAACCTGTGA
- a CDS encoding DUF5777 family beta-barrel protein, translating to MGTISLKYSMVPLFVLFMSQSIISQITKRDSLAERPARSAFESSFIINNPSNVLFPKKTLEIQIKHRFGLINTGGNDLFGIWAPSNIRLGATFAVSDRFTIGFGTTRFNRLQDFSLKAGIFKQTRSNSIPVSVSYYGNFTVDARPKENFTSDQDRFSFFNQLIITKRFGPNLSLQLAPSVSHYNLVDIKNRNDKIAVGIGGRYKISLQTSILIDANLPFTHHLNSVEFNTDPEPGLAIGVEFSTAGHAFQIFIGNYSGIVPQQDTMFNQNNFFNGDILFGFNITRAYRL from the coding sequence ATGGGAACAATAAGTTTAAAATATAGTATGGTCCCGTTGTTTGTGCTTTTTATGTCACAATCGATCATCTCCCAAATCACAAAAAGGGATTCCCTTGCCGAAAGACCAGCACGTTCAGCATTTGAAAGCTCATTTATTATCAACAACCCCTCGAATGTTCTTTTCCCCAAAAAAACATTGGAGATTCAAATTAAGCACCGTTTTGGGCTTATCAATACCGGGGGAAATGATTTGTTCGGTATTTGGGCCCCATCAAACATTAGACTGGGTGCCACATTTGCAGTGAGCGATAGATTTACCATTGGCTTTGGAACAACAAGATTTAACCGTCTGCAAGATTTTAGTCTTAAAGCCGGCATTTTTAAACAAACCCGATCCAATAGTATACCCGTAAGTGTTTCTTATTATGGAAATTTTACTGTTGACGCCAGGCCCAAGGAAAATTTTACCAGCGATCAAGATAGATTTTCATTTTTTAATCAGCTCATAATCACTAAACGGTTTGGTCCAAACTTATCACTTCAGTTGGCCCCAAGTGTTTCGCATTATAACTTGGTGGATATAAAAAACAGGAATGATAAAATTGCAGTTGGAATTGGTGGCAGGTATAAAATAAGCCTGCAAACTTCTATTTTAATTGATGCCAACCTGCCGTTTACCCATCATTTGAATAGTGTAGAGTTCAATACCGACCCTGAACCAGGACTTGCCATTGGTGTCGAGTTCTCAACCGCCGGTCATGCATTTCAAATATTTATAGGCAATTACAGTGGAATTGTGCCGCAACAGGATACTATGTTCAACCAAAATAATTTTTTTAATGGAGACATTCTTTTTGGATTCAATATTACCAGAGCCTATCGGCTATAA
- a CDS encoding c-type cytochrome, translated as MIKKYRSPIQRLTVLLLFISFQSCYYDHPEEEVLSKTEVSFAADVQPIFDANCTVCHPALVPNPDLSEGNSYPTLINENYIIANDLDGSLLYQRLIGNPSVMPPTGSLPDSQITLIKNWIEQGALNN; from the coding sequence ATGATAAAAAAATATAGAAGTCCCATTCAAAGGTTAACGGTCCTTCTGCTATTCATTTCTTTTCAAAGTTGTTATTACGACCACCCTGAGGAAGAAGTGCTCTCTAAAACAGAAGTCTCATTTGCAGCAGATGTCCAGCCTATATTTGATGCAAACTGTACCGTTTGCCATCCTGCCCTGGTTCCAAATCCCGATTTGAGTGAAGGAAACTCTTATCCAACCCTCATAAACGAAAATTATATTATTGCCAACGACCTGGACGGAAGTTTACTATACCAAAGGCTTATTGGCAACCCCAGTGTTATGCCACCAACTGGAAGTCTGCCGGATTCCCAGATAACATTAATTAAAAATTGGATAGAGCAAGGAGCATTAAACAATTAA
- a CDS encoding glycosyltransferase, translating to MEKSPKKIAIFINSLAGGGAERVTSYLLPYLVKKGLSVVLVLTEEELAYPVPEEVPIHYLAKSQKNESGILKLLKLPWLAYKYARFLKRENITHSFSLLTRPCYVNIMARWFTGHPYKLMISERNFPSMQYGGNDLQARINNFLVKRLYRKADLVVSNAKASAQDLVDNFGVSKERTQTIYNPIDIDKINKIEKLEGFFDANYVNTVSIGRLVPEKNHGFLLEAVVPFKNLRLYIFGEGELRLQLESKIKHLGLEEQVFLMGFESNPFQYLKAADFFLFGSLNEGFPNVLMEAMCCGLPIVSTNCKSGPDEMMELKQAKTDDIMFTDYGILTPVNNVACMQKALDYVLQHPEFLKACKPKLLQRIQDFRREPILEAYKNILLS from the coding sequence ATGGAAAAATCTCCAAAAAAAATAGCAATCTTCATCAACTCCTTGGCCGGTGGCGGTGCCGAACGCGTAACTTCCTACCTGCTCCCCTATTTGGTAAAAAAAGGGCTCTCCGTGGTTTTGGTACTAACCGAGGAAGAACTGGCTTACCCTGTTCCCGAAGAAGTTCCCATTCATTATTTGGCCAAATCACAAAAAAACGAATCCGGTATTCTAAAATTATTGAAACTGCCTTGGTTGGCGTATAAATATGCCCGTTTTTTAAAAAGGGAAAACATTACCCATTCCTTCAGCCTTTTAACACGCCCCTGCTATGTGAATATTATGGCGCGGTGGTTCACTGGACATCCCTACAAGCTCATGATCAGTGAGCGCAACTTTCCGAGCATGCAATACGGCGGGAACGACCTTCAAGCACGGATCAATAATTTTTTGGTGAAACGCCTATACCGTAAAGCAGATTTGGTAGTAAGCAATGCCAAGGCCAGTGCCCAGGATTTGGTCGATAATTTTGGTGTTTCCAAAGAACGGACCCAAACCATATACAACCCCATCGATATTGACAAAATCAACAAAATTGAAAAATTGGAAGGTTTTTTCGATGCAAATTATGTCAACACCGTTAGTATAGGCCGATTGGTTCCTGAAAAAAACCACGGTTTTTTGTTGGAGGCCGTAGTCCCTTTCAAAAACCTACGCCTCTACATTTTTGGCGAAGGTGAACTTAGATTGCAACTGGAGTCCAAGATCAAACACCTTGGCTTGGAAGAACAAGTGTTTTTGATGGGCTTTGAAAGCAATCCGTTCCAATATTTAAAGGCTGCCGATTTCTTTTTGTTCGGTTCTTTAAACGAAGGATTCCCCAACGTGCTTATGGAAGCCATGTGTTGTGGCTTGCCCATTGTGAGTACCAATTGCAAATCGGGTCCCGACGAAATGATGGAGCTGAAACAGGCCAAAACCGATGATATAATGTTTACCGACTACGGTATTCTAACTCCGGTAAACAATGTAGCCTGCATGCAAAAGGCCTTGGATTATGTGTTGCAACATCCCGAATTTTTGAAGGCATGTAAGCCCAAGCTTTTACAACGTATTCAAGATTTTAGGCGAGAACCTATATTGGAGGCCTATAAAAACATTCTACTAAGTTAA